A section of the Chloroflexota bacterium genome encodes:
- a CDS encoding AAA family ATPase, with translation MTVTIAVAGKGGTGKTTFIALLIKWLREQNAGTILAIDGDPSANLHWALGMPMYETIGHIREETTALVSSGTYNVSIPKTDYLEYRIHESLVEGDGIDLIAMGRPEGPGCYCAANNILRMVIDRLGNQYDYVVIDNEAGMEHISRQTTRYVDILFILTDVTMRGLMAVEEILKMQKELDTRFGQVYLVLNRSTGPLPAVLANKIKELGVELIGTLPNDPTVSEFDAVGRPLIEMPEDAPIVHAVGDIGRKAGVASKAGSH, from the coding sequence ATGACGGTCACGATCGCTGTAGCGGGCAAGGGAGGCACGGGCAAGACCACTTTCATAGCACTTCTTATTAAATGGCTCCGTGAGCAGAATGCTGGTACGATCCTCGCCATAGATGGAGACCCGAGCGCCAATCTGCACTGGGCACTGGGGATGCCGATGTACGAAACCATTGGCCACATTCGAGAGGAGACGACCGCTTTGGTTTCCAGCGGCACGTACAACGTCTCTATTCCCAAGACCGACTATCTGGAGTACCGCATCCACGAATCCTTGGTAGAGGGCGATGGCATTGATCTCATTGCTATGGGCCGACCAGAAGGACCAGGATGCTACTGCGCAGCAAACAACATCTTGCGCATGGTCATTGACCGGCTTGGCAATCAATACGACTACGTGGTGATTGATAATGAGGCGGGAATGGAACATATCAGTCGCCAGACGACGCGGTATGTGGATATCCTTTTCATACTTACGGATGTGACTATGCGGGGACTGATGGCGGTTGAAGAAATACTGAAGATGCAGAAGGAGTTGGACACACGCTTCGGGCAGGTCTATTTGGTGTTGAACCGCTCCACTGGGCCACTGCCGGCCGTTCTCGCAAATAAGATCAAGGAACTCGGGGTAGAACTTATTGGGACGCTGCCGAATGACCCCACAGTGAGCGAATTCGATGCGGTGGGGCGTCCGCTGATCGAGATGCCAGAGGATGCCCCTATCGTCCATGCTGTGGGCGATATCGGTCGCAAAGCAGGAGTCGCCAGTAAGGCTGGCTCCCATTAA
- a CDS encoding dihydropteroate synthase, whose product MLIIGENIHIISPKVRDAINNRDKAFIQQLARKQVEHGADMLDLNIGPQKRTGVEVMEWIVDAVQEVTDVPLSLDTTNAAAIEAGLKRCKKQAMINSTSADPERLEVGMPLAAKYHAKIVALTMGKSGIPTTADARVQLAMEVLIPKAMELGIPMSDLYLDPLVLTVNGTQEHAPQTLEAVRFFKQLMDPPPMTVVGLSNISNSVPAENRSLINRTYLVMLMAAGLDAAIADPLDQKQNEFIRIVEQRDDSTPLGKLLLALYDATAAGEDLDPGAVDMRDPDQVAVWKTVQILKNRVIYAHSYLRM is encoded by the coding sequence ATGCTTATTATCGGTGAGAACATTCACATTATTTCGCCCAAGGTCAGGGATGCGATCAACAATCGCGACAAGGCATTCATCCAGCAACTGGCGCGGAAGCAGGTCGAGCATGGCGCGGACATGCTGGATCTGAACATTGGACCCCAGAAAAGAACTGGCGTCGAAGTGATGGAGTGGATTGTGGACGCTGTACAGGAGGTGACAGATGTGCCACTGTCATTAGACACCACAAATGCGGCCGCAATCGAAGCCGGGCTGAAGCGCTGCAAGAAACAAGCCATGATCAACTCCACCTCCGCCGATCCCGAGCGATTGGAAGTCGGGATGCCCCTGGCAGCGAAGTATCACGCCAAGATCGTTGCTCTGACGATGGGCAAATCGGGTATCCCTACCACTGCCGATGCCCGAGTGCAACTAGCGATGGAAGTGCTGATACCCAAGGCGATGGAGCTCGGCATCCCTATGTCAGACTTATATCTAGACCCACTGGTGCTGACAGTCAACGGGACGCAGGAACACGCGCCACAAACGCTGGAGGCCGTGCGCTTTTTCAAACAACTAATGGACCCGCCGCCTATGACTGTGGTGGGGCTCTCCAATATTTCGAATAGTGTGCCTGCCGAGAACCGTAGCCTAATCAACCGCACGTATTTAGTGATGCTGATGGCTGCTGGGTTAGATGCGGCCATCGCCGACCCCCTAGATCAGAAACAGAACGAGTTCATTCGTATTGTGGAGCAACGGGATGACAGCACCCCTCTGGGTAAGTTGCTTTTGGCGCTCTATGATGCAACGGCGGCTGGAGAAGACTTGGATCCAGGGGCGGTGGATATGAGGGATCCGGACCAGGTGGCGGTCTGGAAAACGGTGCAAATTCTCAAGAATCGAGTGATCTACGCCCACTCCTATTTGCGTATGTGA
- a CDS encoding sodium-translocating pyrophosphatase, with the protein MTFEHTSLWGVLLTSLLAILYAGFLVRQVLHHDQGTPKMQAIADVIRTGANVYLQRQFRVILIVIGLLAVGLYFSAALAGQRVSICLGRAAAFLLGSFSSATVGYIGMNIAVQGNVRVAAAARTSFTDALRIGYQAGTVTGMLTTGLGLLGPTIILLVYGRSAPEVLLGLGFGGTLLALFMRVGGGIYTKAADIGADLVGKVEVGIPEDDPRNAAVIADLVGDNVGDCAGMAADIFESYGVTIVSVMILGLTLQPPDLKWIVFPLIALAIGIMSSLLGGYVMSLWSTRSDAFKAMDLSYSLSAFLSAICFLLLAHFYIHDLRAFWATAVGILLAIGFNKYTAYFTLPEKRPVRELAGASRTGAATSILSGFSLGSESAACGILLVAMAIFCSMLIFRSAGITHVLYGVALCGIGMLSQTGNYVSMDAFGPIADNASGIGEMAGLEPKAREIMAALDAAGNTTKAITKGIAAASAILAAVSLFGSFVETAGLQTEGLNIASPSVFIGALIGGSMPFVFSALTIRAVGRAASLVMDEVRRQFRIPGLMEGKVKPDYDRVIAICTQAAQQELVSLALLAILVPILVGFLLGVGVLGGLLAGGILTGALLAVFMINAGGAWDNAKKFIEDGHHGGKYSEPHRASVIGDTVGDPLKDTAGPSLDIMIKVMNLVALLIAPLVKAHERWTPLGLTVMAGTLLLVLFAIWHSKKDAYSLVEIEEDDPVTEP; encoded by the coding sequence ATGACATTCGAGCACACTTCACTCTGGGGTGTCCTGCTCACATCTCTCCTAGCGATTCTCTATGCAGGTTTTCTGGTCCGGCAAGTTCTGCATCACGACCAAGGTACGCCTAAGATGCAAGCGATTGCCGACGTCATCCGCACGGGTGCTAATGTGTACCTGCAACGACAGTTTCGGGTTATCCTCATAGTAATTGGCCTGTTGGCCGTTGGTCTGTATTTCTCCGCGGCCCTGGCCGGTCAACGGGTCTCGATCTGCCTGGGGCGCGCTGCTGCTTTCCTACTGGGATCTTTTTCCTCCGCCACGGTTGGCTATATTGGCATGAATATAGCAGTGCAGGGCAACGTCCGTGTCGCTGCTGCTGCCCGCACGAGTTTCACGGATGCGCTGCGTATTGGTTACCAGGCAGGCACGGTCACGGGTATGCTTACCACTGGCCTGGGACTCCTGGGTCCCACGATTATCCTCCTGGTCTATGGCCGAAGCGCGCCTGAGGTACTACTGGGTTTGGGTTTTGGTGGAACGCTGCTCGCGCTTTTCATGCGTGTCGGTGGTGGCATATATACAAAAGCCGCCGATATCGGCGCCGATTTAGTGGGCAAGGTAGAAGTAGGCATTCCCGAAGATGACCCGCGCAATGCTGCCGTCATCGCTGATCTGGTGGGTGACAACGTGGGCGATTGCGCGGGGATGGCTGCTGACATTTTCGAGTCTTATGGAGTGACGATCGTCTCCGTGATGATACTGGGTTTGACACTCCAACCGCCCGATCTTAAGTGGATCGTCTTTCCCCTAATCGCACTGGCCATCGGCATCATGAGTTCGCTCCTTGGGGGTTATGTTATGTCCCTTTGGTCTACACGCAGTGATGCCTTCAAGGCGATGGACCTCTCGTATAGCCTTTCCGCGTTTCTCTCCGCTATTTGCTTCCTCTTGCTAGCGCATTTTTATATTCATGACTTGCGCGCTTTCTGGGCAACAGCGGTAGGTATTTTGCTCGCTATCGGCTTTAACAAATATACAGCGTATTTTACTCTCCCTGAGAAACGTCCGGTCCGGGAACTGGCAGGCGCTTCACGGACAGGCGCAGCAACGAGCATTCTGAGCGGGTTTTCCTTGGGCTCTGAGAGTGCTGCATGTGGCATTCTATTGGTTGCCATGGCTATCTTCTGTTCCATGCTGATTTTCCGCAGCGCGGGCATCACACATGTACTTTATGGCGTAGCATTGTGTGGCATCGGTATGCTCTCCCAGACAGGCAACTACGTCTCAATGGATGCATTCGGTCCCATCGCTGACAATGCCAGTGGAATCGGGGAGATGGCAGGGCTCGAGCCCAAAGCGCGCGAGATCATGGCTGCTCTCGACGCAGCAGGAAACACGACCAAGGCTATCACCAAGGGCATCGCCGCCGCCTCGGCAATCCTTGCCGCTGTCTCGCTCTTCGGTTCTTTTGTGGAGACCGCAGGGCTTCAGACAGAGGGGCTGAATATCGCGAGTCCCTCTGTGTTCATTGGCGCACTCATCGGCGGGTCCATGCCCTTTGTTTTTAGCGCGCTGACCATCCGTGCAGTAGGGCGCGCTGCCTCGCTCGTTATGGACGAAGTGCGGCGCCAGTTTCGGATCCCAGGTCTGATGGAGGGAAAAGTCAAGCCCGATTATGACAGAGTGATAGCCATCTGCACTCAGGCTGCACAGCAGGAATTGGTCAGCCTCGCTCTTCTGGCAATTCTCGTGCCGATCCTAGTTGGATTTCTCCTTGGAGTAGGAGTACTGGGTGGCCTACTAGCCGGCGGAATTCTGACCGGGGCATTGCTCGCCGTGTTTATGATAAATGCCGGAGGGGCTTGGGACAACGCCAAGAAATTCATCGAGGATGGCCATCACGGGGGCAAATACTCTGAACCGCATAGGGCTTCGGTCATCGGTGACACAGTAGGTGACCCATTAAAAGACACTGCTGGGCCCTCGCTAGATATCATGATCAAGGTTATGAACCTCGTCGCATTATTGATCGCGCCCTTGGTGAAGGCTCATGAAAGATGGACCCCTCTAGGACTCACTGTGATGGCAGGCACACTGTTGCTGGTTCTTTTCGCGATTTGGCACAGCAAGAAGGACGCCTATTCGCTGGTTGAAATAGAGGAGGATGATCCAGTTACGGAACCGTAG
- the queA gene encoding tRNA preQ1(34) S-adenosylmethionine ribosyltransferase-isomerase QueA, producing the protein MRTSEFDYELPPELIAQQPIEPRDASRLLVLHRRDGLIEHRHFRDIGDYLQGGDLLVGNESRVIAARLYGRKVPTGGKVEFLLVREREGGIWETLVKPGRRVQPGALVAIEPATSSGDLPSVTAEVLERTPEGGRLVRFTPPIGPHLDRLGTVPLPPYIHTPLTNAERYQTIYARIRGSLAAPTAGLHFTPRLVEQLANRGIRFAFVVLHISLDTFRPVSEERIEDHRMHSEWCELGEETANVVNRARQEGRRIVAIGSTSVRVLESAACQAEAQGAEDVVLPFRGSTSLFIYPGYRFRAVDAMITNFHLPRSTLLMLVSAFAGKELVDRAYQEAIQNRYRFYSFGDAMLII; encoded by the coding sequence GTGCGAACGAGCGAGTTCGACTACGAATTACCCCCAGAGTTGATTGCTCAACAACCCATTGAGCCCCGCGATGCCTCGCGGCTGCTGGTGCTGCATCGCAGAGATGGCCTCATAGAGCATCGTCACTTTCGCGACATCGGCGATTATCTGCAGGGAGGAGACCTTCTTGTGGGCAATGAGAGCAGGGTGATCGCTGCCCGTTTATATGGTCGCAAGGTGCCCACGGGCGGCAAGGTCGAATTCCTGCTCGTTCGTGAACGAGAAGGTGGTATTTGGGAAACACTGGTGAAACCAGGCCGACGCGTTCAACCTGGCGCTCTCGTGGCCATAGAACCCGCCACTTCGTCGGGAGATTTGCCTTCCGTTACTGCCGAGGTGTTGGAGCGCACTCCTGAAGGTGGGCGCCTCGTTCGCTTCACACCGCCCATAGGCCCTCATTTGGACCGGCTCGGCACTGTGCCCTTGCCCCCTTATATCCACACGCCGCTGACGAACGCTGAACGTTATCAGACCATCTACGCACGCATCCGCGGCTCTCTGGCAGCGCCGACTGCGGGTTTGCACTTTACCCCGCGCCTCGTTGAGCAACTAGCCAACCGAGGGATACGCTTTGCTTTCGTTGTCCTGCACATCAGCCTGGACACCTTCCGCCCGGTAAGTGAAGAGCGCATTGAGGATCATCGTATGCACTCGGAATGGTGTGAACTGGGTGAAGAGACGGCCAATGTGGTCAATCGTGCTCGCCAGGAGGGGCGGCGCATCGTTGCTATCGGCTCTACTTCGGTGCGGGTGTTAGAATCGGCAGCATGCCAAGCAGAAGCCCAGGGCGCGGAGGATGTGGTTCTCCCGTTCCGAGGCTCCACAAGTCTGTTTATCTACCCAGGCTATCGCTTCCGGGCTGTGGACGCAATGATCACAAATTTTCACTTGCCTCGTTCCACGTTGCTCATGCTCGTCTCCGCGTTCGCCGGGAAAGAATTAGTGGATAGGGCTTACCAAGAGGCAATCCAAAACAGGTATCGGTTCTATAGTTTTGGGGACGCGATGTTGATTATCTGA
- a CDS encoding DUF2905 domain-containing protein codes for MSPFEDLGRMLLLIGGLIFALGLLLLLAGKIPFLGRLPGDITIRRDDFTCMFPLMTSLVLSLLLTLLLNLLLRLHR; via the coding sequence ATGTCGCCATTCGAAGATTTGGGCCGTATGCTTTTGCTCATTGGTGGCCTTATTTTCGCCCTCGGCCTACTTTTGCTTTTGGCCGGCAAAATTCCCTTCTTAGGGCGCTTGCCTGGTGATATTACTATCCGCCGCGATGATTTCACCTGTATGTTTCCGCTGATGACCTCATTGGTGCTCAGTCTGCTGCTCACGTTGTTGCTGAATCTGCTGTTGCGGCTGCACCGCTGA
- a CDS encoding epoxyqueuosine reductase QueH — MVSCTLALESRWGPPQTVEEGLFRRVGRLGSSLDASSSGSISYVTERPPQPAPVEKECEVSRRLLLHICCGPCSTYTIKRLRELGFDVTGYWYNPNVHPYTEHERRRSCLEEYAATVGLPMIWEPDYDMPAYFRAVAGHEKFGERCARCYDLRLRATARTASERGFGVITTTLLISPYQDQQLIVAVGEEAAAEFGVDFFFENFRRGWSERGRLAKEHNLYRQAYCGCIFSEWERYDQNASTRQRGG, encoded by the coding sequence ATGGTCTCTTGCACTTTGGCATTAGAAAGTCGGTGGGGACCGCCACAAACAGTTGAAGAGGGTTTATTTAGACGCGTTGGTAGGCTGGGATCTTCCCTCGATGCTTCGTCGAGCGGCTCGATCTCATATGTTACCGAACGGCCACCACAACCCGCACCAGTCGAGAAAGAATGTGAGGTGAGCAGACGGCTACTGTTGCACATTTGCTGTGGCCCATGCAGTACTTACACTATCAAGCGCCTCCGAGAGTTGGGATTCGATGTTACGGGTTATTGGTATAATCCCAATGTTCATCCTTACACAGAACACGAGCGTCGGCGGTCCTGTCTTGAAGAATACGCTGCCACTGTGGGTTTACCCATGATCTGGGAGCCTGATTACGATATGCCTGCCTACTTCCGTGCTGTGGCGGGGCACGAGAAATTCGGTGAGCGTTGTGCCCGCTGTTATGACCTACGCCTGCGAGCCACCGCCCGCACGGCCAGTGAGCGCGGCTTTGGCGTTATTACCACCACGTTACTCATCAGCCCATATCAGGATCAGCAGCTCATTGTAGCCGTAGGCGAGGAGGCGGCAGCAGAGTTTGGGGTAGATTTTTTCTTCGAGAATTTCCGCCGTGGCTGGAGCGAGCGGGGACGGTTGGCAAAGGAGCATAATTTGTACCGGCAGGCATACTGTGGTTGTATCTTCAGCGAATGGGAACGCTATGACCAAAATGCATCCACTCGCCAGAGGGGGGGATGA
- the ruvB gene encoding Holliday junction branch migration DNA helicase RuvB, whose product MDDRIVSPNPREEEVALDTNLRPRTLSEYIGQDKIKENLRIFITAAKDRNEALDHVLLYGPPGLGKTTLAHVIAHEMGVSIKITSGPAIERPGDLAAILTNLRKGDILFIDEVHRLGHVVEEVLYPAMEDYALDIIIGKGPNARNIRLRLPRFTVIGATTRIALMTSPLRDRFGVVYRLDFYDEKAMREIVSRSARILNVNIDDGGGAEIARRARGTPRVANRLLRRVRDYAQVRAEGIITADVARAALAMLEVDELGLDEIDRKVLYTIIEKFGGGPVGLETIAAAISEEADTIMDVYEPYLLQLGFLERTPRGRVVTQRAYEHLGLPFPESQHPQLGLF is encoded by the coding sequence ATGGACGATCGTATCGTGTCACCCAACCCCAGGGAAGAGGAGGTTGCGCTCGACACTAACCTCCGGCCTCGTACCCTGTCTGAATATATTGGACAGGATAAAATAAAAGAGAACCTACGCATCTTCATCACTGCGGCCAAAGACCGAAACGAAGCCCTCGATCACGTTTTGCTCTACGGGCCACCTGGTTTGGGCAAGACTACGTTGGCCCACGTGATCGCTCACGAGATGGGAGTGAGCATTAAGATTACTTCTGGCCCGGCCATCGAGCGCCCCGGCGATCTGGCTGCAATTCTCACAAACCTCCGCAAGGGTGATATCCTCTTCATTGACGAAGTGCACCGCTTGGGACACGTGGTGGAAGAAGTGCTCTACCCAGCGATGGAGGATTATGCACTCGATATCATCATTGGTAAGGGTCCCAATGCACGCAACATCCGCCTCCGGCTGCCACGCTTCACTGTCATTGGTGCAACTACCCGGATCGCTCTCATGACATCACCTCTGCGAGATCGCTTTGGTGTAGTCTATCGGCTGGATTTCTACGACGAAAAGGCTATGCGAGAGATCGTGAGCCGGTCTGCGCGCATTCTAAATGTGAACATCGACGATGGCGGCGGTGCTGAGATCGCTCGGCGTGCTCGGGGAACACCTCGCGTGGCGAATCGACTTCTTCGGCGGGTGCGAGACTATGCTCAAGTCCGGGCCGAGGGTATCATCACCGCCGATGTGGCCCGAGCAGCCCTGGCTATGCTCGAAGTAGACGAACTGGGTCTGGACGAGATTGATCGCAAAGTCTTATATACGATCATTGAGAAATTTGGGGGCGGCCCCGTTGGACTGGAAACCATCGCCGCCGCCATCAGCGAAGAAGCCGATACTATCATGGACGTGTACGAGCCCTACTTGCTGCAGTTAGGTTTCCTAGAGCGCACCCCTCGAGGACGCGTCGTTACCCAGCGAGCCTATGAACACCTGGGATTGCCTTTCCCTGAGAGTCAACATCCTCAATTGGGACTTTTCTAG
- a CDS encoding branched-chain amino acid transaminase, producing the protein MVQFAFFKGRFVPIGEAKVSIMTHALNYGTGCFEGIRAYWSQADEQLYVFRMPEHYERLHNSCRILLMELPYSVKELGEITVELLRREGYREDTYIRPLVYKADEGIGVRLWGIKDEFAIFAIPFGKYIEKEEGASVCVSSWRRIDDNEVPARAKSTGAYVNSALVKSDAEMKGFDEAIVLTRSGHVSEGSAENLFIVRDGELITPPRQENILEGITRATIMELARNELGIKVREGRIDRTELYVAEEAFFCGTGVQIAAIASIDGRKIGRGAPGPITKQLRDLYFDIVRGKVAKYKHWLTPVYEI; encoded by the coding sequence TTGGTACAATTTGCATTTTTCAAAGGCAGGTTCGTACCCATTGGGGAGGCCAAAGTCAGCATTATGACTCATGCCCTCAACTACGGCACAGGCTGTTTTGAGGGAATTCGTGCTTATTGGAGCCAGGCGGATGAGCAACTCTATGTCTTCCGGATGCCAGAACATTATGAGCGATTACATAACTCGTGCCGCATCTTGTTGATGGAACTACCTTACTCTGTAAAGGAGTTAGGCGAGATCACCGTCGAACTGCTGCGCCGAGAAGGCTATCGCGAGGACACGTACATCCGGCCGTTGGTCTACAAGGCAGACGAAGGCATCGGCGTACGACTGTGGGGTATCAAAGATGAATTTGCCATCTTCGCTATCCCATTTGGTAAGTACATCGAGAAAGAAGAGGGCGCAAGTGTTTGTGTGTCCTCCTGGCGGCGCATTGATGATAATGAGGTGCCAGCCCGAGCCAAGAGCACAGGAGCCTATGTCAATTCGGCCTTGGTGAAGAGCGACGCGGAGATGAAGGGCTTCGATGAAGCCATCGTGCTCACCCGTAGCGGACACGTCTCTGAAGGCAGCGCGGAAAACCTCTTCATAGTACGCGACGGCGAGTTGATTACACCACCACGACAGGAGAACATTCTGGAGGGCATCACTCGGGCTACCATCATGGAGTTGGCTCGCAATGAGCTCGGTATTAAGGTGCGCGAAGGTCGCATTGACCGCACAGAATTGTACGTCGCCGAGGAGGCCTTCTTCTGTGGGACGGGGGTCCAGATCGCAGCCATCGCTAGCATAGATGGCCGCAAAATCGGCAGAGGCGCACCGGGCCCTATCACCAAGCAACTACGCGACCTATATTTCGACATCGTGCGCGGCAAGGTCGCGAAGTACAAGCACTGGCTCACACCCGTCTACGAGATCTGA
- a CDS encoding TlpA family protein disulfide reductase, translated as MTISILLVVSLAVAGCQSSPQSNEPGPTGSAPDFVLTDLDNHPVRLSDLRGHAVLLNFWATWCSPCRAEMPDLQAIHEEYGDDGLVILAANINEPKEGVQEFVTHYSLTFRILLDSSGQVARLYQVRGIPTTFFIDRDGIIRDRVVGGPMRREYIASKVRPLLNQ; from the coding sequence TTGACGATATCTATTTTGCTCGTCGTCTCGCTCGCAGTGGCAGGTTGTCAATCATCACCGCAGTCGAATGAGCCCGGTCCTACAGGAAGCGCACCCGATTTCGTGCTTACGGATCTGGATAACCATCCGGTGCGACTCAGCGATCTGCGGGGCCATGCCGTGCTGCTCAATTTTTGGGCCACTTGGTGCTCGCCTTGCCGTGCCGAGATGCCAGACCTTCAGGCCATCCATGAGGAATACGGAGATGATGGTTTGGTGATTTTAGCGGCGAATATCAACGAACCCAAGGAAGGCGTACAAGAATTCGTGACCCATTATAGCCTGACTTTTCGCATCCTGCTGGATTCGAGCGGTCAGGTGGCTAGATTGTACCAGGTGCGAGGTATCCCAACCACGTTCTTCATTGACCGTGATGGCATAATCCGCGATCGGGTAGTCGGCGGGCCGATGAGACGAGAGTACATCGCTAGTAAAGTGCGCCCGCTCTTGAACCAGTAA
- a CDS encoding CoA-binding protein — translation MNSAADIERIIRESHTIAIVGLSDNPGRHSHQVAQYLQRHGYRVIPVNPTVAEVLGQKCYPDLLSIPEQVDVVDIFRRSEHVPPVVEEAIQIGAKAIWMQLGVVHEGAAAKARAAGLMVVMDRCMKIEHERLIREGITTKKR, via the coding sequence ATGAACAGCGCGGCGGACATCGAGCGTATCATCAGGGAAAGCCATACCATCGCTATAGTCGGACTATCTGATAATCCGGGGCGGCATAGTCACCAAGTGGCGCAGTATCTCCAGCGCCATGGTTATCGGGTTATACCTGTCAATCCTACAGTGGCTGAAGTTCTCGGACAGAAATGCTACCCAGACTTACTCTCCATACCAGAACAAGTTGACGTGGTAGACATCTTCCGTCGATCAGAACACGTACCGCCTGTTGTCGAAGAGGCCATCCAAATTGGTGCGAAGGCTATTTGGATGCAGCTGGGCGTAGTTCACGAGGGAGCGGCAGCTAAGGCGCGTGCTGCCGGACTCATGGTAGTGATGGATCGCTGCATGAAGATAGAGCACGAACGCCTGATCCGCGAAGGGATAACAACAAAGAAACGATAA
- a CDS encoding glutaredoxin family protein, protein MKTQIEIFTQPTCVDCQTAKAYFQQRGIEYVEHNIEDPESFHELHTRVNRVATPTIFIADRVFFGFANNREEIEIALTEMMK, encoded by the coding sequence ATGAAAACCCAAATTGAGATCTTCACCCAACCCACTTGTGTGGACTGTCAAACAGCGAAAGCATATTTCCAACAGCGCGGAATCGAGTATGTGGAGCACAATATTGAGGATCCGGAATCCTTTCACGAACTCCACACACGGGTTAACCGCGTGGCTACACCTACTATATTCATCGCTGACCGAGTGTTCTTCGGCTTCGCCAACAACCGCGAGGAAATTGAGATAGCGTTGACCGAGATGATGAAATGA